One window of Serinus canaria isolate serCan28SL12 chromosome 3, serCan2020, whole genome shotgun sequence genomic DNA carries:
- the LOC127059432 gene encoding uncharacterized protein LOC127059432 isoform X22, with product MFEISDCIQVGMFEISDCIQAGMFEISDCIQVGMFEISDCIQVGMFEISDCIQVGMFEISDCIQVGMFEISDCIQAGMFEISDCIQVGMFEISDCIQVGMFEISDCIQVGMFEISDCIQVGMFEISDCIQVGMFEISDCIQVGMFEISDCIQVGMFEISDCIQVGMFEISDCIQVGMFEISDCIQVGMFEISDCIQVGMFEISDCIQVGMFEISDCIQVGMFEISDCIQVGMFEISDCIQAGMFEISDCIQVGMFEISDCIQVGMFEISDCIQVGMFEISDCIQAGMFGSSPGQSMSQWDDGSLSALQEHSLAHEQEMINN from the exons atgtttgagatctcagattgtatccaggtaggaatgtttgagatctcagattgtatccaggcaggaatgtttgagatctcagattgtatccaggtaggaatgtttgagatctcagattgtatccaggtaggaatgtttgagatctcagattgtatccaggtaggaatgtttgagatctcagattgtatccaggtaggaatgtttgagatctcagattgtatccaggcaggaatgtttgagatctcagattgtatccag gtaggaatgtttgagatctcagattgtatccaggtaggaatgtttgagatctcagattgtatccaggtaggaatgtttgagatctcagattgtatccaggtaggaatgtttgagatctcagattgtatccaggtaggaatgtttgagatctcagattgtatccaggtaggaatgtttgagatctcagattgtatccaggtaggaatgtttgagatctcagattgtatccaggtaggaatgtttgagatctcagattgtatccaggtaggaatgtttgagatctcagattgtatccaggtaggaatgtttgagatctcagattgtatccag gtaggaatgtttgagatctcagattgtatccag gtaggaatgtttgagatctcagattgtatccaggtaggaatgtttgagatctcagattgtatccaggtaggaatgtttgagatctcagattgtatccag gcaggaatgtttgagatctcagattgtatccaggtaggaatgtttgagatctcagattgtatccaggtaggaatgtttgagatctcagattgtatccaggtaggaatgtttgagatctcagattgtatccaggcaggaatgtttggctcctcccctggtcAGAGCATGTCCCAGTGGGATGATGGATCTttatcagccctgcaggaacaCTCACTGGCCCATGAACAGGAGATGATTAACAATTAA
- the LOC127059432 gene encoding uncharacterized protein LOC127059432 isoform X18 has product MFEISDCIQVGMFEISDCIQAGMFEISDCIQVGMFEISDCIQAGMFEISDCIQVGMFEISDCIQVGMFEISDCIQVGMFEISDCIQVGMFEISDCIQVGMFEISDCIQVGMFEISDCIQVGMFEISDCIQVGMFEISDCIQVGMFEISDCIQVGMFEISDCIQVGMFEISDCIQVGMFEISDCIQAGMFEISDCIQIGMFEISDCIQVGMFDISDCIQVGMFEISDCIQVGMFEISDCIQVGMFEISDCIQAGMFEISDCIQVGMFEISDCIQVGMFEISDCIQVGMFEISDCIQAGMFGSSPGQSMSQWDDGSLSALQEHSLAHEQEMINN; this is encoded by the exons atgtttgagatctcagattgtatccaggtaggaatgtttgagatctcagattgtatccaggcaggaatgtttgagatctcagattgtatccag gtaggaatgtttgagatctcagattgtatccaggcaggaatgtttgagatctcagattgtatccag gtaggaatgtttgagatctcagattgtatccaggtaggaatgtttgagatctcagattgtatccaggtaggaatgtttgagatctcagattgtatccaggtaggaatgtttgagatctcagattgtatccaggtaggaatgtttgagatctcagattgtatccaggtaggaatgtttgagatctcagattgtatccaggtaggaatgtttgagatctcagattgtatccaggtaggaatgtttgagatctcagattgtatccaggtaggaatgtttgagatctcagattgtatccaggtaggaatgtttgagatctcagattgtatccag gtaggaatgtttgagatctcagattgtatccaggtaggaatgtttgagatctcagattgtatccaggcaggaatgtttgagatctcagattgtatccagataggaatgtttgagatctcagattgtatccaggtaggaatgtttgacatctcagattgtatccaggtaggaatgtttgagatctcagattgtatccaggtaggaatgtttgagatctcagattgtatccaggtaggaatgtttgagatctcagattgtatccag gcaggaatgtttgagatctcagattgtatccaggtaggaatgtttgagatctcagattgtatccaggtaggaatgtttgagatctcagattgtatccaggtaggaatgtttgagatctcagattgtatccaggcaggaatgtttggctcctcccctggtcAGAGCATGTCCCAGTGGGATGATGGATCTttatcagccctgcaggaacaCTCACTGGCCCATGAACAGGAGATGATTAACAATTAA
- the LOC127059432 gene encoding uncharacterized protein LOC127059432 isoform X31: protein MFEISDCIQVGMFEISDCIQAGMFEISDCIQVGMFEISDCIQVGMFEISDCIQVGMFEISDCIQVGMFEISDCIQAGMFEISDCIQVGMFEISDCIQVGMFEISDCIQVGMFEISDCIQVGMFEISDCIQVGMFEISDCIQVGMFEISDCIQVGMFEISDCIQAGMFEISDCIQIGMFEISDCIQVGMFDISDCIQVGMFEISDCIQVGMFEISDCIQVGMFEISDCIQAGMFEISDCIQVGMFEISDCIQVGMFEISDCIQVGMFEISDCIQAGMFGSSPGQSMSQWDDGSLSALQEHSLAHEQEMINN from the exons atgtttgagatctcagattgtatccaggtaggaatgtttgagatctcagattgtatccaggcaggaatgtttgagatctcagattgtatccaggtaggaatgtttgagatctcagattgtatccaggtaggaatgtttgagatctcagattgtatccaggtaggaatgtttgagatctcagattgtatccaggtaggaatgtttgagatctcagattgtatccaggcaggaatgtttgagatctcagattgtatccag gtaggaatgtttgagatctcagattgtatccaggtaggaatgtttgagatctcagattgtatccaggtaggaatgtttgagatctcagattgtatccaggtaggaatgtttgagatctcagattgtatccaggtaggaatgtttgagatctcagattgtatccag gtaggaatgtttgagatctcagattgtatccaggtaggaatgtttgagatctcagattgtatccaggcaggaatgtttgagatctcagattgtatccagataggaatgtttgagatctcagattgtatccaggtaggaatgtttgacatctcagattgtatccaggtaggaatgtttgagatctcagattgtatccaggtaggaatgtttgagatctcagattgtatccaggtaggaatgtttgagatctcagattgtatccag gcaggaatgtttgagatctcagattgtatccaggtaggaatgtttgagatctcagattgtatccaggtaggaatgtttgagatctcagattgtatccaggtaggaatgtttgagatctcagattgtatccaggcaggaatgtttggctcctcccctggtcAGAGCATGTCCCAGTGGGATGATGGATCTttatcagccctgcaggaacaCTCACTGGCCCATGAACAGGAGATGATTAACAATTAA
- the LOC127059432 gene encoding uncharacterized protein LOC127059432 isoform X4 — MFEISDCIQVGMFEISDCIQAGMFEISDCIQVGMFEISDCIQVGMFEISDCIQVGMFEISDCIQVGMFEISDCIQAGMFEISDCIQVGMFEISDCIQVGMFEISDCIQVGMFEISDCIQVGMFEISDCIQVGMFEISDCIQVGMFEISDCIQVGMFEISDCIQVGMFEISDCIQVGMFEISDCIQVGMFEISDCIQVGMFEISDCIQVGMFEISDCIQAGMFEISDCIQIGMFEISDCIQVGMFDISDCIQVGMFEISDCIQVGMFEISDCIQVGMFEISDCIQVGMFEISDCIQVGMFEISDCIQVGMFEISDCIQAGMFGSSPGQSMSQWDDGSLSALQEHSLAHEQEMINN, encoded by the exons atgtttgagatctcagattgtatccaggtaggaatgtttgagatctcagattgtatccaggcaggaatgtttgagatctcagattgtatccaggtaggaatgtttgagatctcagattgtatccaggtaggaatgtttgagatctcagattgtatccaggtaggaatgtttgagatctcagattgtatccaggtaggaatgtttgagatctcagattgtatccaggcaggaatgtttgagatctcagattgtatccag gtaggaatgtttgagatctcagattgtatccaggtaggaatgtttgagatctcagattgtatccaggtaggaatgtttgagatctcagattgtatccaggtaggaatgtttgagatctcagattgtatccaggtaggaatgtttgagatctcagattgtatccaggtaggaatgtttgagatctcagattgtatccaggtaggaatgtttgagatctcagattgtatccaggtaggaatgtttgagatctcagattgtatccaggtaggaatgtttgagatctcagattgtatccaggtaggaatgtttgagatctcagattgtatccag gtaggaatgtttgagatctcagattgtatccaggtaggaatgtttgagatctcagattgtatccaggcaggaatgtttgagatctcagattgtatccagataggaatgtttgagatctcagattgtatccaggtaggaatgtttgacatctcagattgtatccaggtaggaatgtttgagatctcagattgtatccaggtaggaatgtttgagatctcagattgtatccaggtaggaatgtttgagatctcagattgtatccag gtaggaatgtttgagatctcagattgtatccaggtaggaatgtttgagatctcagattgtatccaggtaggaatgtttgagatctcagattgtatccaggcaggaatgtttggctcctcccctggtcAGAGCATGTCCCAGTGGGATGATGGATCTttatcagccctgcaggaacaCTCACTGGCCCATGAACAGGAGATGATTAACAATTAA
- the LOC127059432 gene encoding uncharacterized protein LOC127059432 isoform X16, whose product MFEISDCIQVGMFEISDCIQAGMFEISDCIQVGMFEISDCIQVGMFEISDCIQVGMFEISDCIQVGMFEISDCIQAGMFEISDCIQVGMFEISDCIQVGMFEISDCIQVGMFEISDCIQVGMFEISDCIQVGMFEISDCIQVGMFEISDCIQVGMFEISDCIQVGMFEISDCIQVGMFEISDCIQAGMFEISDCIQIGMFEISDCIQVGMFDISDCIQVGMFEISDCIQVGMFEISDCIQVGMFEISDCIQAGMFEISDCIQVGMFEISDCIQVGMFEISDCIQVGMFEISDCIQAGMFGSSPGQSMSQWDDGSLSALQEHSLAHEQEMINN is encoded by the exons atgtttgagatctcagattgtatccaggtaggaatgtttgagatctcagattgtatccaggcaggaatgtttgagatctcagattgtatccaggtaggaatgtttgagatctcagattgtatccaggtaggaatgtttgagatctcagattgtatccaggtaggaatgtttgagatctcagattgtatccaggtaggaatgtttgagatctcagattgtatccaggcaggaatgtttgagatctcagattgtatccag gtaggaatgtttgagatctcagattgtatccaggtaggaatgtttgagatctcagattgtatccaggtaggaatgtttgagatctcagattgtatccaggtaggaatgtttgagatctcagattgtatccaggtaggaatgtttgagatctcagattgtatccaggtaggaatgtttgagatctcagattgtatccaggtaggaatgtttgagatctcagattgtatccag gtaggaatgtttgagatctcagattgtatccaggtaggaatgtttgagatctcagattgtatccaggcaggaatgtttgagatctcagattgtatccagataggaatgtttgagatctcagattgtatccaggtaggaatgtttgacatctcagattgtatccaggtaggaatgtttgagatctcagattgtatccaggtaggaatgtttgagatctcagattgtatccaggtaggaatgtttgagatctcagattgtatccag gcaggaatgtttgagatctcagattgtatccaggtaggaatgtttgagatctcagattgtatccaggtaggaatgtttgagatctcagattgtatccaggtaggaatgtttgagatctcagattgtatccaggcaggaatgtttggctcctcccctggtcAGAGCATGTCCCAGTGGGATGATGGATCTttatcagccctgcaggaacaCTCACTGGCCCATGAACAGGAGATGATTAACAATTAA
- the LOC127059432 gene encoding uncharacterized protein LOC127059432 isoform X1, producing MFEISDCIQVGMFEISDCIQAGMFEISDCIQVGMFEISDCIQVGMFEISDCIQVGMFEISDCIQVGMFEISDCIQAGMFEISDCIQVGMFEISDCIQVGMFEISDCIQVGMFEISDCIQVGMFEISDCIQVGMFEISDCIQVGMFEISDCIQVGMFEISDCIQVGMFEISDCIQVGMFEISDCIQVGMFEISDCIQVGMFEISDCIQVGMFEISDCIQAGMFEISDCIQIGMFEISDCIQVGMFDISDCIQVGMFEISDCIQVGMFEISDCIQVGMFEISDCIQAGMFEISDCIQVGMFEISDCIQVGMFEISDCIQVGMFEISDCIQAGMFGSSPGQSMSQWDDGSLSALQEHSLAHEQEMINN from the exons atgtttgagatctcagattgtatccaggtaggaatgtttgagatctcagattgtatccaggcaggaatgtttgagatctcagattgtatccaggtaggaatgtttgagatctcagattgtatccaggtaggaatgtttgagatctcagattgtatccaggtaggaatgtttgagatctcagattgtatccaggtaggaatgtttgagatctcagattgtatccaggcaggaatgtttgagatctcagattgtatccag gtaggaatgtttgagatctcagattgtatccaggtaggaatgtttgagatctcagattgtatccaggtaggaatgtttgagatctcagattgtatccaggtaggaatgtttgagatctcagattgtatccaggtaggaatgtttgagatctcagattgtatccaggtaggaatgtttgagatctcagattgtatccaggtaggaatgtttgagatctcagattgtatccaggtaggaatgtttgagatctcagattgtatccaggtaggaatgtttgagatctcagattgtatccaggtaggaatgtttgagatctcagattgtatccag gtaggaatgtttgagatctcagattgtatccaggtaggaatgtttgagatctcagattgtatccaggcaggaatgtttgagatctcagattgtatccagataggaatgtttgagatctcagattgtatccaggtaggaatgtttgacatctcagattgtatccaggtaggaatgtttgagatctcagattgtatccaggtaggaatgtttgagatctcagattgtatccaggtaggaatgtttgagatctcagattgtatccag gcaggaatgtttgagatctcagattgtatccaggtaggaatgtttgagatctcagattgtatccaggtaggaatgtttgagatctcagattgtatccaggtaggaatgtttgagatctcagattgtatccaggcaggaatgtttggctcctcccctggtcAGAGCATGTCCCAGTGGGATGATGGATCTttatcagccctgcaggaacaCTCACTGGCCCATGAACAGGAGATGATTAACAATTAA
- the LOC127059432 gene encoding uncharacterized protein LOC127059432 isoform X23 encodes MFEISDCIQVGMFEISDCIQAGMFEISDCIQVGMFEISDCIQVGMFEISDCIQVGMFEISDCIQVGMFEISDCIQAGMFEISDCIQVGMFEISDCIQVGMFEISDCIQVGMFEISDCIQVGMFEISDCIQVGMFEISDCIQVGMFEISDCIQVGMFEISDCIQVGMFEISDCIQAGMFEISDCIQIGMFEISDCIQVGMFDISDCIQVGMFEISDCIQVGMFEISDCIQVGMFEISDCIQAGMFEISDCIQVGMFEISDCIQVGMFEISDCIQVGMFEISDCIQAGMFGSSPGQSMSQWDDGSLSALQEHSLAHEQEMINN; translated from the exons atgtttgagatctcagattgtatccaggtaggaatgtttgagatctcagattgtatccaggcaggaatgtttgagatctcagattgtatccaggtaggaatgtttgagatctcagattgtatccaggtaggaatgtttgagatctcagattgtatccaggtaggaatgtttgagatctcagattgtatccaggtaggaatgtttgagatctcagattgtatccaggcaggaatgtttgagatctcagattgtatccag gtaggaatgtttgagatctcagattgtatccaggtaggaatgtttgagatctcagattgtatccaggtaggaatgtttgagatctcagattgtatccaggtaggaatgtttgagatctcagattgtatccaggtaggaatgtttgagatctcagattgtatccaggtaggaatgtttgagatctcagattgtatccag gtaggaatgtttgagatctcagattgtatccaggtaggaatgtttgagatctcagattgtatccaggcaggaatgtttgagatctcagattgtatccagataggaatgtttgagatctcagattgtatccaggtaggaatgtttgacatctcagattgtatccaggtaggaatgtttgagatctcagattgtatccaggtaggaatgtttgagatctcagattgtatccaggtaggaatgtttgagatctcagattgtatccag gcaggaatgtttgagatctcagattgtatccaggtaggaatgtttgagatctcagattgtatccaggtaggaatgtttgagatctcagattgtatccaggtaggaatgtttgagatctcagattgtatccaggcaggaatgtttggctcctcccctggtcAGAGCATGTCCCAGTGGGATGATGGATCTttatcagccctgcaggaacaCTCACTGGCCCATGAACAGGAGATGATTAACAATTAA
- the LOC127059432 gene encoding uncharacterized protein LOC127059432 isoform X14 — MFEISDCIQVGMFEISDCIQAGMFEISDCIQVGMFEISDCIQVGMFEISDCIQAGMFEISDCIQVGMFEISDCIQVGMFEISDCIQVGMFEISDCIQVGMFEISDCIQVGMFEISDCIQVGMFEISDCIQVGMFEISDCIQVGMFEISDCIQVGMFEISDCIQVGMFEISDCIQVGMFEISDCIQVGMFEISDCIQAGMFEISDCIQIGMFEISDCIQVGMFDISDCIQVGMFEISDCIQVGMFEISDCIQVGMFEISDCIQAGMFEISDCIQVGMFEISDCIQVGMFEISDCIQVGMFEISDCIQAGMFGSSPGQSMSQWDDGSLSALQEHSLAHEQEMINN, encoded by the exons atgtttgagatctcagattgtatccaggtaggaatgtttgagatctcagattgtatccaggcaggaatgtttgagatctcagattgtatccag gtaggaatgtttgagatctcagattgtatccaggtaggaatgtttgagatctcagattgtatccaggcaggaatgtttgagatctcagattgtatccag gtaggaatgtttgagatctcagattgtatccaggtaggaatgtttgagatctcagattgtatccaggtaggaatgtttgagatctcagattgtatccaggtaggaatgtttgagatctcagattgtatccaggtaggaatgtttgagatctcagattgtatccaggtaggaatgtttgagatctcagattgtatccaggtaggaatgtttgagatctcagattgtatccaggtaggaatgtttgagatctcagattgtatccaggtaggaatgtttgagatctcagattgtatccaggtaggaatgtttgagatctcagattgtatccag gtaggaatgtttgagatctcagattgtatccaggtaggaatgtttgagatctcagattgtatccaggcaggaatgtttgagatctcagattgtatccagataggaatgtttgagatctcagattgtatccaggtaggaatgtttgacatctcagattgtatccaggtaggaatgtttgagatctcagattgtatccaggtaggaatgtttgagatctcagattgtatccaggtaggaatgtttgagatctcagattgtatccag gcaggaatgtttgagatctcagattgtatccaggtaggaatgtttgagatctcagattgtatccaggtaggaatgtttgagatctcagattgtatccaggtaggaatgtttgagatctcagattgtatccaggcaggaatgtttggctcctcccctggtcAGAGCATGTCCCAGTGGGATGATGGATCTttatcagccctgcaggaacaCTCACTGGCCCATGAACAGGAGATGATTAACAATTAA
- the LOC127059432 gene encoding uncharacterized protein LOC127059432 isoform X15, which translates to MFEISDCIQVGMFEISDCIQAGMFEISDCIQVGMFEISDCIQVGMFEISDCIQVGMFEISDCIQVGMFEISDCIQVGMFEISDCIQVGMFEISDCIQVGMFEISDCIQVGMFEISDCIQVGMFEISDCIQVGMFEISDCIQVGMFEISDCIQVGMFEISDCIQVGMFEISDCIQVGMFEISDCIQVGMFEISDCIQAGMFEISDCIQIGMFEISDCIQVGMFDISDCIQVGMFEISDCIQVGMFEISDCIQVGMFEISDCIQAGMFEISDCIQVGMFEISDCIQVGMFEISDCIQVGMFEISDCIQAGMFGSSPGQSMSQWDDGSLSALQEHSLAHEQEMINN; encoded by the exons atgtttgagatctcagattgtatccaggtaggaatgtttgagatctcagattgtatccaggcaggaatgtttgagatctcagattgtatccaggtaggaatgtttgagatctcagattgtatccaggtaggaatgtttgagatctcagattgtatccaggtaggaatgtttgagatctcagattgtatccag gtaggaatgtttgagatctcagattgtatccaggtaggaatgtttgagatctcagattgtatccaggtaggaatgtttgagatctcagattgtatccaggtaggaatgtttgagatctcagattgtatccaggtaggaatgtttgagatctcagattgtatccaggtaggaatgtttgagatctcagattgtatccaggtaggaatgtttgagatctcagattgtatccaggtaggaatgtttgagatctcagattgtatccaggtaggaatgtttgagatctcagattgtatccaggtaggaatgtttgagatctcagattgtatccag gtaggaatgtttgagatctcagattgtatccaggtaggaatgtttgagatctcagattgtatccaggcaggaatgtttgagatctcagattgtatccagataggaatgtttgagatctcagattgtatccaggtaggaatgtttgacatctcagattgtatccaggtaggaatgtttgagatctcagattgtatccaggtaggaatgtttgagatctcagattgtatccaggtaggaatgtttgagatctcagattgtatccag gcaggaatgtttgagatctcagattgtatccaggtaggaatgtttgagatctcagattgtatccaggtaggaatgtttgagatctcagattgtatccaggtaggaatgtttgagatctcagattgtatccaggcaggaatgtttggctcctcccctggtcAGAGCATGTCCCAGTGGGATGATGGATCTttatcagccctgcaggaacaCTCACTGGCCCATGAACAGGAGATGATTAACAATTAA
- the LOC127059432 gene encoding uncharacterized protein LOC127059432 isoform X11: MFEISDCIQVGMFEISDCIQAGMFEISDCIQVGMFEISDCIQVGMFEISDCIQVGMFEISDCIQVGMFEISDCIQAGMFEISDCIQVGMFEISDCIQVGMFEISDCIQVGMFEISDCIQVGMFEISDCIQVGMFEISDCIQVGMFEISDCIQVGMFEISDCIQVGMFEISDCIQVGMFEISDCIQVGMFEISDCIQVGMFEISDCIQVGMFEISDCIQAGMFEISDCIQIGMFEISDCIQVGMFDISDCIQVGMFEISDCIQVGMFEISDCIQVGMFEISDCIQVGMFEISDCIQVGMFEISDCIQAGMFGSSPGQSMSQWDDGSLSALQEHSLAHEQEMINN, from the exons atgtttgagatctcagattgtatccaggtaggaatgtttgagatctcagattgtatccaggcaggaatgtttgagatctcagattgtatccaggtaggaatgtttgagatctcagattgtatccaggtaggaatgtttgagatctcagattgtatccaggtaggaatgtttgagatctcagattgtatccaggtaggaatgtttgagatctcagattgtatccaggcaggaatgtttgagatctcagattgtatccag gtaggaatgtttgagatctcagattgtatccaggtaggaatgtttgagatctcagattgtatccaggtaggaatgtttgagatctcagattgtatccaggtaggaatgtttgagatctcagattgtatccaggtaggaatgtttgagatctcagattgtatccaggtaggaatgtttgagatctcagattgtatccaggtaggaatgtttgagatctcagattgtatccaggtaggaatgtttgagatctcagattgtatccaggtaggaatgtttgagatctcagattgtatccaggtaggaatgtttgagatctcagattgtatccag gtaggaatgtttgagatctcagattgtatccaggtaggaatgtttgagatctcagattgtatccaggcaggaatgtttgagatctcagattgtatccagataggaatgtttgagatctcagattgtatccaggtaggaatgtttgacatctcagattgtatccaggtaggaatgtttgagatctcagattgtatccaggtaggaatgtttgagatctcagattgtatccag gtaggaatgtttgagatctcagattgtatccaggtaggaatgtttgagatctcagattgtatccaggtaggaatgtttgagatctcagattgtatccaggcaggaatgtttggctcctcccctggtcAGAGCATGTCCCAGTGGGATGATGGATCTttatcagccctgcaggaacaCTCACTGGCCCATGAACAGGAGATGATTAACAATTAA